TTAAAGGCATGAATCCATTCTTAAAGGCTCTCGTGGTACCATCAACATCCTCAAAGCCTCCAGTTCTTAATACCATTACAATGAGGATTAAGTTTCAACAAGAATTTTGGAGTGGACATATTCAAAACATAACACAGAAAAAGTTATGAGCAATAAAAGTTATATAATTTCTCCTCCTTAAGCAGGAAAGACAGTTATTATTTTCAGTCTTCAATGTGTGTATAGTCACATTTCAAGTGTACAGCCCCACTAAGCTGAAACCAAGAACAAAGGGTGTACCAAGGATAAAATGCCATCCTCCCAGGAACAGATCCTTCTAAGGCTGTGGTAACAACAGTCCTCAGAAGTAGGTTCCAGCTTGTCTACTAGACTGGTTATAACGTTCTTTAGTGTACACGCTTTGTGAAGCCCACCAAAAGTGACAGTCCCATTCTTCTGAAAGCCAGTAAAATAAAAGTGGATTTGGATGTCAATCAACGCAGTTTCACCCAAGTAACTAATGCAGACATCAACCCATGAAGCTTGAATTCCATGTGCCCCAACTCCTAATAAAAAAGATCAGCACTGTGCGCAGGACTTGGCCTGAATCATAAGGTTCTCCTTTCAAATATAGCATGCAATAAATTCAGTTTTGCCATTTGACATCAGATATTGAGTGCTGGACTCTCTAACCCTGGGCAGTCTTATAGTCACTACTCTTTGCTTTATCATAATTGCGTACTTATATTAGGTCATGTATCAACATAAAATGCTATTACTTGGGAATTAGTTCAGATATTATGCCAATCCTTTATGTATGTTAAGTCTAGATTATCCAACCCACCATTTAATAGCTGAAATAACAAATACAAAGCTCAGTTTGCTACTTACTAGTGTAAGAAGGAGATCAGACTCCTGTATTCAATAAACAGCCTTTTAATAACCTAAGAAACTGTAAATACAGTCTTTGACATGTGTTGTTTATAAATCTTATTAAAAATACACTTTGTGACCACCCAGAAGTGTGTACATTTAGAAGGTACAGAAGAGTGTCTCCTGTTTTTACAGATATTTCATTTCCAGAGAGTATTCTTGATTGGTCTGGGAGTAAGGATGTTTACAACTAATTGATCACAACCAGTTAGAGAGGCTCCTACTCTATGTGTCTCGAACATCTCACAGACACAAAGCATTGTATTATTCAGTAGCCATTTCACTTAACACTTCACTAAATTCTTTCTGAAAAATGGCAAATATCATGTGACAGCATCTACTATATAAAACAAACTAATTTAAATTTATTGTGTGGAAAATAGGGAAGAGGATAAAAAGATGGGGTGGTTCTGCAATAACATAAAAGACTTCACGAAGGACAAAGTCCCCAATCCTCGTCACACAGCATGTTCTTAAATACAGAACAGGCCAGCCCCGCTTGCTGGCCAGCAGAATCATGGAGGCAAAACTTCTCACAAGGAGGCTCCTTCGTCAAGGACATTTCTTCTCTGTGTCAGAATAGTACTTCTTAGGCATAAGCCCAAGGTTTTGTTTAGTCTCCCATCGATGTAGAATTGACTGGCTGGATGAAATATCAAGCCGCTTATCTTGAttctgtagggaaaaaaaaaatacactcaaCTCTGTCTGATGAGAACCAAGAGTTTTTACAGCCTGTTACCCTCCGTAATGCCACTAATACATTCAAATAGGTAGATTTGATCTCGATAGCTTGGGGAAGGTAAAACATCTAGAGAAACTTAGTCCATTAGTTTCCTAATAGCAGTTGAAAGAAACCCACAGGTGAGTAAGGAGCGGCTAGATGACTAAGAGGGCTTCTGTAGTCAGACATGGAGAAGGAAAACTTCGGACTTCTTCACAACCACCATGCCAATCTCACCTCTTCTGGCCATTTGTCTTCCCGGGGAAGCCTCTGCAGCCGGTTTTTGGTCAGCTCAAGTTGTAAGCCATCGAACCTGCATTTAAACCAGCGGTGAGCTTCTTCCAGGTTAGCTGTTATCTGAACACAGAAATGGCCACAAGTTCTTTTGGGTACGAGCCTGGGAGATTTACACCTAGCTATCAGAAGACTCAAATGATCAGAGGGATTCTTGCCATGTGTTTGTGTCGTACACTGCACAGCCACTGGGCTGAGGGAACACTCTCTGAGGGAGCACTCTCTGAGTGAGGCCTTAGAGGATGCGTGCAGGTTCCTGCTTCCCAGGCACTTCGTCAGAACCCCCTGCCTATCCTACACCTGGTGGGGCACTAACAGAGAGGGGCTAGCAGCTGTGTGCTTCCAGGGAGCACTAACAGAGTGTGGCTAGCAGCTGTGTGCTTCCAGGGAGCATTAACAGAGTGTGGCTAGCAGCTGTGTGCTTCCAGGGAGCACTAACAGAGTGGGGTTAGCAGCTGTGTGCTTCCAGGGAGCACTAACAGAGTGGGGTTAGCAGCTGTGTGCTTCCAGGGAGCACTAACAGAGTGTGGCTAGCAGCTGTGTGCTTCCAGGGAGCACTAACAGAGTGGGGTTAGCAGCTGTGTGCTTCCAGGGAGCACTAACAGAGTGGGGTTAGCAGCTGTGTGCTTCCAGGGAGCACTAACAGAGTGGGGTTAGCAGCTGTGTGCTTCCAGGGAGCACTAACAGAGTGCATCTAGCAGCTGTGTACTTCCAGGCACTTTCTGACATCAGCGAGGCCATCATGTGGGTACGTGATGGGATAGTGAGATGAAAGCACTGGATTCATTTGCTAGAATGTAACTTGACTTTCAGGAACTACAAAAGTATTTTCAGGTCTGTTGGGACAGCCTGGTAACAGCAACAACTTCCCTCTCCAAACCCAGCCCAACCCTTCCTCCAGGTGTTTTTTGCCAGAAGTACAGGAAAAGACTGAAATAAATTACACCTCCTATTGTATGTCAAATGAGAGGGAACTGACATTGAAACTTACTGAAAAGTCTATTAGAGTAAATAAACAGTAGTGGGTCTCAGCTAATGAATTACTCTGTAAACACAGTAATGAATAGTTCAGAGAAAGTAAACACAGGCTGAGAAGACAACTCATTGGGTAAAGTGCTGGCTGTGGAGGACcgaggacctcagtttgattcccagaacccacatcagaagatggtctgggtgtggtggcatgtacttgtaatcccagagccagggaggaggagacaagcagatccctgggacACGCTGGCTGGTCGGCCTAGTCTAGTTGCTGAGTTCCAGTCCAAtaatagaccctgtctcaggaaaaaaaaaaaaaagggtggatGGTACCCGAggatacccaaggttgtcctctggcctccacatgcatgcttacactcatacacacgcaccccatacatgaacatatatgcatgtgcattcacacactcAAAAATGAGAGTAAATGTAACTTTATTAAGGGCACGTAGAAAGCGTCATAGTTGGCACTCAAACTTGGGGCTGTCAAGAATCCTTTTCTTCCTAATATACTCATTGGCAGGTTATACTGCCCTGTAACTTAATGGTCATCCAGGGACAAATGGTAAATGGACAGCTAGGTGACTGTGACACTTTAGAATTTCCTTTGCATGCCACTCTAACACCCACTGACATACGGTGCCAGGCTGTCATTACTGTAGCCTCCAGGGTTCTGCATGGGGAAGAGCAGTGGTGTGAACGGTGCAGGAATatccaaccactttctgattagattcaGGACAACTCATGTCTGGGAGCAATTCACTTCAGATCCACACCTTGCTGCCCTTCCCTTCTGTTGAGTGGTACGTTCTTAGACATCAGATTTCACTAATATTCTAGCACTGATCATCATCAGGACAGCTTATCTAAAATTCTTCACAATAAAGATGACACTTAGTGAACTGTTGGCCTTTGCCTGCTGTACCCCTGACAACCACGTCACTGGCAGAGTTCACAGTGCTGTGTTTTACAGTTGCCGTACCTGTAAGCGCCTGAGTCTGGCTCACCTGTTCTGATTCCACACTGGCTTCTTTTAGTTTATTCTCTGTTGCTTCTTTACATCTCTTCAGTTGTCTGATAGTTGCTTCCAATTCCTGAAAATGTGATAGATTTTAATAAACTTCCAATGTGCCATATAGAACCAAAATGCTTCAAATTTATAACATGGCAACTAGATCATGAAAACAAGACAGGACACTTCTGAAGTTCTATTTCGTATTTTAATACAATTTAATCTATAGTGTATCCAAAGAGTTTGATTCTGGTTTATGGATTCTGCCAAGAGAAATTAATTTAATGTCTCTGCTCTAGCTCTTTTGTAAAagcaaactgagaatgatgaTTATTTTCCATATTTCAAACTACCATGATTtcagtatgaaatgtccttcaaaAGGCTCATGGCTGAATGCTTAATCTTCAGTTGCTGGGTTTATTTGGAAACTCTAGGAAGTGGGGCTAGCTGGTTCCTGCGGGTATTTGAAGGATATACCCAGGCCAGTCCTGTGCACCATGATGTGGGCAGTCTCCTTCTATACGTGCTCCTGTTCTCATGCTGTCCAGCCGGGGTCCAGAATCAACAGAGCCAGGGTCTGCAGACTAAAATCTATGACCTTTGACCTGACCTCCTTTAGCTGTTTGTGTCAGGTGTTCTGGTCACTGCAATAAGGAGAGTAACGATGTATCATTTTTAACATGGATCTTCctgttttactgctgtgaagagacaccatgaccacggcaactcttataaaggaaaacatttaattggtgctggcttacagcttcagacagtccattatcatcacatcAGGGGAACATGGCGCATGCAGCAGGTatggctggaggaggagctgagagttctacatcttgattcacaggcaggCAGCATGGAGTGAACTGACTTGAGCTtcggagacctcaaagcccatccccacagtgacacacctcctttaGCAGGGCCCAGCCTACTCcagcgaggccacacctcctaatagcaccagtccctatgggccaagtattcaaacacatgagtctatgggtcACGGGGGCCAcacctgttcaaaccaccacagcaggcGTTTTACTTTTTTCACAGAGTCTAGGCAAATCTAAGTGCCATTTCACCAGATTTAGGCACATATACTTGCTAGCAACTGTTGAGAGGAACCTTAAGAAGTCTTTACCTCACACCGATTTTCTAGGTCCTGCCTCATTTTCCGCTCGGCCACTAGTCTCAGCTCCTGCTGTTTGTTCCGCGCCGAGGTTTCACACTGGCTCTTGGCTAACCGTTCCATCTCCTTCTGCAGGGCATTCATCTCAGACACAAATCTCTGGATACTCAGAGACTGGTGGGGAACAAGAAGGGACACACGGTGAAGCCAAGCGAACCTCACAGGACCAGTAAACAGTTTGTGGGACTCACACTTTACCTGTTCGTAGTTCTTTTTCTGATATTGGTCCTTAATTATCTCCATTTGCcttaattctttttctatttgctgaaagtaaatgttaaaataacatttaaaaaaaaagtaatggccAGTAGACTGACTTGGGCTTTTAGCTGACTGAATTCTAAGTTTTCAGTTTCTGCTGGGCTCTATTTCCTATCTAGCCCACTGACCCCAAAAGAGTCAGGATGGGCAGTCTTCTGCACACACCGGGTACATGAGGACCGCCCACCTTGGAAAAGATGGATGGAGACAGACATGTACACAGCAGTGTCTCCACCAAAGCAGAGAGGATCCCACAGAGGTAACCTGCCCACTTCCCAGAGAACACACGCTGTTGCCGGGCTCTGAAATGACCTCCCGGATCCCGCAGCATCGGACCCTCCCAACCCGCTGAAGCTGCAAGGGGAGGGCTGGGCTCCTCAGACAACCTTCATCCTCTCCAGATTCTGCACATTGTTTGCCTTGGCCGACAAGTGCAGCTTTATCTGAGCCTTCTGGTTCTTGAGTCTCTCCTTGTTATTGTTCACCACCTTCTCCAGCTCCGTCAGTTTCTGTCGTAGCTCTCGGTTTGTCCGGGACACTTCTACTGATCTGAAGTTGGCTTCGTCAAGAGCTTTCTTCAGCTTAGAAgacaagagaacaagagagaaggtACACTTCTACCTGCTCTTCAGTGAGGGGAGCTTCACTTTGTTCCTGCATTTACAgagtaggggctggggagacgcccagcagttaagagcgcggctgctctggcagaggtcccggattcaattcccagcacccacgtggtggctcacaaccatctgtaactccgggtCCAGTggacctgatgccttcttctggcctctgagggtactggGAATGCACATGGAACACAGACCTACATACAGGCCAAAGACttacacatataaaaaataaataggaaaatgaTATGCATGATGTCTGATTACACAGAGCAACAAATCCGGTGATTTTCACCATTTTTAACATTTGAGAGTAAAATACTCTTTAGATAATGAATGTGAACTATGTATAGTCATGAGCTGCATTTTACAAGCATGACTGTGGAGAGACCTAAGTTCCAGTCTCAGCTTCGTCACCTATGAGTAGGTTTGTGTAATTAACTTCCTCAAGCCTCAGGTTCATCAACTGAAAAATGAGTGGATAGCCTACTTAAGGGGATAAGTTAGAATTAAGTAAAACaagtagagaaagaaaacagaacccagtTGTTGTAgatattttaaggtgtgtaacatttgtttatgccgtggaacatttgtttaatgatgcaaaaatgtgttacattctttttttttttttttttttttggtttttttgagacagggtttctctgtgtagctttgcgcctttcctggatcgcgctctgtagacccggctggcctcgaactcacaaagatccacctgtctctgcctcccgagtgctgggattaaaggcgtgtgccaccaccgcctggcatgtgttacattcttttttttttttttttttttttttttttataatgattgCCAGTTTTATTCCTCTGGCTAAGAAATCCAGAGGTTAATTCCaggtttacatttctttttaatagttcTTCATCAAGTCTAGTGCCTTTATTGCCTCTACAAGCTGgttacaaattaattttaattaactcCCACTTATTAAAAAATCTGCAGTTCTTTGTGAGACacatattcattaaaaaatacacagaagCAAAAGGCAAAATTaaaacacaccacacaaaaaTAAGCACTGTTAAGTTTTTTGATACGTATaattatacatgtacacacataattaGGAATTCTCCTATATATGTGAGCTGATACTAAATATGCTGCTTTTTAATTGTATAATATGGAATGAACACATTTCCATGCACAAGTGTGACACTTTCCAACTGAAAAATAAACGTGGAAAATGGGTCAAAATCCAAAATCCAATGAGATGCTGGTAACAACgaaactatctaaaagaaaataccagataggtaattaaaagtaaaatgaagttCAAAGATACATCAGAAAATgctaagagaaagaaagcagcagCCAGATttcaatctcagaaagaaaagctTTCAAGGCCTGAAGCACACAGGGTAAGGACGGCTTCGGGAATGTCTTTGCTTCCAGTGCATCATCACAAACTTGTTTCTTACTCTTCTTATCTCTTCCCTAAGCCTTTCCAACTCATCTACTCCTCTTATCACTTCTTCAGGGTTCAGATGCCTTGTGGGAGTGTCCTCTTTAGGCTCCAGGCCGGGTTGAGCAGGCTCTCCTCTAAGGCTCCCATCTGCTTCCTCCCCCCCACTTTCTCCAGAAGCCTCAGGATTTTCTCCTGCCTGCTGTGGTGGATCTTCTGAAGGATGGCCTTCATCTGCCTTTGGTGTGTTCTGGGCTGTTCCTTCGTTCTCGTCACAAGACTTTTGCATGTTgagtgtttcttttttgaataaaTTAATCCTGTAGGTATCTGAAGATTTTCCTCTCTTCTTGCACCTCGATTTATGTCGCGCCCAAAAGATAAAGAGTCCTGGAAGGAGCCGGGCTACTCTTCTCTAGCAGGACTGAGCTGCTACTGAGGAACTGgggtgttacattcttttatgttgcatttgtttaactctgtgaagctgagatacctgtctaaaacaattgaccggtctaataaagagctggatggccaatagctaggcaggagaaaggacagatggggctgacaggcagagagaataaatgtgaAGAGAAATCTGGGGGGAAGATCAAGgtatgagaaaaggaggaggacaccaggggccagccaccctgccacacagccagccacggagtaagaagtaaagaaaggtacacagaaatagagaaaggtaaaagcccagaggcaaaagatagatgggataattgaagaacagctggcaagaaacaagccaagctaaggccatgaATTTGTAAGTAAGAGTAAGTCCCCGAGTGttcatttgggaactgggtggcgggccccccaagaGCAAAGGGTAAGAGTAAAGAACAACCAACAGCACCTGGTACACAGTCATCGCTCAGATTACTACCACACTACAATCGTTTTCTTGTTGTCTCATGGctctaaaactgaaaataaatttagaGTAGTTGCATACACTTGGCAGGTGTTCACTACTATTGCATGCATTTGATGGTGTTGCTTCTTGTTCTGAAAGCACTTTAGTAATTTTGTCTCATGGAAAAGTAATATGATGAACGACTTTGCATTGTCCTAGTCCTCACAATGTTCCTTTAAATTCACACAACTTGAGTTTTAAAGAGGAGCTgaaggggaggagcagagggaaggctCCTCACGGCTGGGGGTGTCTGACACACCCAGTCAGAGCTTTCTGCCCTTGCTCTCACCACAGGGTTCTGTCTTTAGACCTTACTGGTCCAGCACACCCTCTGCTGCCATCACTGCCATCTATGACCCACTCCACCACGGCCTCAAGGCAGACTAACACCAGCGTCTAGTTATGCTTGGCCATGTGGCACAGATGCTGTCCAAGTTAACTCTTTAAACAAACCTGAAAAGTAGTGGTGATGACCTTGATTTTATGACAGAGGAAATGGGTTCAGAAGTCAAGCCACATAGAAAGAATGAATACGTAGCTAATACAGGCAGGGCTGGGAGTCAGCAATGCTCTGAACTACGCACCACACCAATGACACATTCTGTCACCAGGTTCCCTCACAGGTCACCATTATCACAGATGCTTCCTCTAGGGTTTCAGCATTTTACATTGAGGTtaatttatgtgtctgagtgtttcacctgcctgtatatatgtataccacatgtgccTCATCCCCAATAAGgtcagagagggcactggatcccctccAATGGGAATGATGGGGAGGCCATGAGCCAtatgggcaccaggaacacatttCTGGTACTAAGTGAGATCAAGAagtgctcctaacttctgagccatctctccagccccaggtttcatttttctatgtGTTCTGAGCAATAAGTTCTAAACAATGGTATTGTTTACATTTAGGATACCTATTTGTTTCCCATAGAACTTGCTTTTTATAACATATTTATACAGTGGTTTGCAGGTCACAAAACTTTTATAAATATTAGTTGAAGTTAACGTGTTAACTGGACCTGTCAATTACAATTACTAAATGTATCAAATTTGTTAAAACACAATTCACCTCAAGTCTTGAGTATGTTTACTACTTtctgttatattttttattacttaaaacaatttttaaatttaaatacattttgatcatattcttctacTTACCCGAGTCCTTCCAGATCTTCTCCCCTCCTGACCCACTGCactttaaattctttctcaataaataaacaaaatcccaacacaaccacaaaacccctcaaaaccaagaaacaaaataaaaccacaccaaaaccaaaacaaagcaaataaaagcacacaaaaatttATACCTTCCTCTTCCATGCTCAGTATACAACAGTTACCTGTTTATTCCTCTATTAAAATAGCCTTCTGAGTTACTTGCTCTCTTTGTCAACAGCACCGTTTTGCTTGGCCCTGACTGTCAATACCAGAAGGTATTATGGCTTTCTTATGCCCCATCCGGTCTCTCTTCATTCTCCCCTACTTCCTACTGTCACCACAGTAACTTGAAATTGTTTCCAGAGTGCTCACGTTCACTTGACAATTCACAGCCAGTGGTCGAGCAGGCAAGGCCATGAGGTCAGGTGGCCCATCTATAACTTTCCTTCCCTGATTTCCATTTTTGTAGCTCAGCTTTGCCCAGGCTCTTAAAAAGGCCTAGCCCTGCATCTCTGTGAGACTCAAAGCTGTGTGCTGTTTCCTGTCTTCTAACCCTCAACCAGCCTCACATACCTTGAATCCCTTCAAAACTGTGCACTGCCTCCAGGTATCCAGGAAAAGCCCTCTGAGGTCTTCTGTTTTTCTCATGTCCAGAGTGGCAATCACAACTAAACAAGGGTTATTTGGCTCATGCAGATAGCATGTGTCACATCTTCTAcagctgctttttgttgttgtttttgtttgttttatgcaaggtctcatgtaggccaggctggccttgaactcaatttGTAGGGGAGgatcaccttgaacttctgattctcctctctttacctcccaggtgttggggttgCAATTGTGCACCACAATGCCTGGAATGTGTGCTGCTGGAGATGGAGGTCAGAGCTCATGCAGCTGAGCAAGGCTTCTACACACTAAGGTGGATCCCTGGCCCTTCCACTGCTGTTGGGTGTGTGTGCCTCTCCAGAGACAGCAGATACACAGTGGGTGGCGAGGCACCTGGGCTGAGGTGATTAGATCTGTCAGGTGGCTGAATTCTCAGGCCTTGGACAGGAAAGTTCTTAAGGCACCCCTCTGCTTGGCCCGGAACCCTGTATCAGAAACGGCTTTCTTGGAAGTGTTGGTGTGCTGCTTGCTGAGCAGAGGGACC
The window above is part of the Peromyscus maniculatus bairdii isolate BWxNUB_F1_BW_parent chromosome 13, HU_Pman_BW_mat_3.1, whole genome shotgun sequence genome. Proteins encoded here:
- the LOC102917831 gene encoding transcription elongation factor A protein-like 8 encodes the protein MQKSCDENEGTAQNTPKADEGHPSEDPPQQAGENPEASGESGGEEADGSLRGEPAQPGLEPKEDTPTRHLNPEEVIRGVDELERLREEIRRVRNKFVMMHWKQRHSRSRPYPVCFRP